The following are from one region of the Arcobacter defluvii genome:
- the virB10 gene encoding type IV secretion system protein VirB10, whose product MENNTNNEELSIKKEEINIMNHNKSELVDNKNSTVKKLQFYIIMILGFIVTILIIYSLFKNIIINYNKKDEVKKIETANVKVLKKEDIPLEKTILFPPAEWKTKEVEDKKEEKIETTDNMFSVTPKEPLFKAKIIKGSTGTLVINNNDLNSKEQNNYKQQIDELVANQQNIKEEDSNKNFTGDTFVPTAAKMNEFNPDLLLPKGSFISCSLDTRFVSAIEGNTSCTVSNNIYSSNGNVLLIEKGSKLFGNFKGGETNDGTSRYLVIWQEVRTPNHLRIPLYSGATDELGASGLEGEIDHKWLMRFGSSIMLSAVDDLFNVLAYKLTNSNNNDDDIDYSENTRDNASNMATIALEKFINIKPTIYKQHGDLIGVYVNRDVDFSKVYKLEKK is encoded by the coding sequence ATGGAAAATAATACTAATAATGAAGAATTATCTATTAAAAAAGAAGAAATAAATATTATGAATCATAATAAAAGTGAATTAGTTGATAATAAAAATTCAACTGTAAAAAAATTACAGTTTTATATAATTATGATACTTGGTTTTATAGTTACTATTTTGATTATTTATTCATTATTTAAAAATATTATAATTAATTATAATAAAAAAGATGAAGTAAAAAAGATAGAGACGGCTAATGTAAAGGTTCTAAAAAAAGAAGATATTCCTTTAGAAAAAACTATATTATTTCCACCAGCTGAATGGAAAACTAAAGAAGTTGAAGATAAAAAAGAAGAAAAAATAGAAACTACTGACAATATGTTTTCAGTAACACCTAAAGAACCTCTTTTTAAAGCAAAAATAATAAAAGGTTCAACGGGTACTTTAGTTATTAATAATAATGATTTAAATTCCAAAGAGCAGAACAATTATAAACAACAAATAGATGAGTTAGTTGCTAATCAACAAAATATTAAAGAAGAAGATAGTAATAAAAATTTTACAGGGGATACATTTGTTCCAACTGCTGCTAAAATGAATGAATTTAATCCTGATTTACTTTTGCCAAAAGGTTCTTTTATTAGTTGTAGTTTAGATACACGATTTGTTTCTGCTATTGAAGGAAATACATCTTGTACAGTTAGCAACAATATTTACAGTTCAAATGGAAATGTTCTATTAATAGAAAAAGGTTCAAAACTTTTTGGAAATTTTAAAGGTGGTGAAACAAACGATGGAACAAGTAGATATTTAGTTATTTGGCAAGAAGTAAGAACACCTAATCATTTAAGAATACCTTTATATAGTGGAGCAACAGATGAACTTGGAGCATCTGGACTTGAAGGAGAGATTGACCATAAATGGTTAATGAGATTCGGTAGTTCAATAATGTTAAGTGCCGTTGATGATTTATTTAATGTTTTAGCTTATAAGTTAACAAATTCTAATAATAATGATGATGATATAGATTATAGCGAGAACACAAGAGATAATGCTTCAAATATGGCAACAATTGCTCTTGAAAAATTTATAAATATAAAACCAACTATTTATAAACAACATGGTGATTTAATAGGTGTTTATGTAAATAGAGATGTTGATTTTTCAAAAGTTTACAAACTTGAAAAAAAGTAG
- the virB11 gene encoding P-type DNA transfer ATPase VirB11: MSRSLKIQTESIFGDFLADDSINEICANGDGSIWTQDYNGIWEEHKKEIPYKQMLAFAVPVASHKEDTIKANKPILSATLNNGERVQIVVPPVTKKDMLSITIRKPSKTRYTIEDYEKQGIFSNIIHEDDVQLTLDEVNLSKLYNDKKYKEFITEAVRIGKNIVIAGATGSGKTTFMKSLIDFIPLEERLITIEDTEEIVFYKHKNHVQLFYPSEAKEGDPVTSAILLKSCLRMKPNRILLAELRSGEAYDYLNVLNSGHGGSITSLHAGSVRETFTRLSLMILQNPQGQKLPFEIIQKNLNDVIDIVVHIQAHNGKRNISDIYYKGAKDEKYK, encoded by the coding sequence ATTTCAAGGTCTTTAAAAATACAAACAGAATCTATTTTTGGAGATTTCTTAGCCGATGATTCAATAAATGAAATATGTGCGAATGGAGATGGTAGCATTTGGACTCAAGATTATAATGGAATTTGGGAAGAGCATAAAAAAGAAATACCTTATAAGCAAATGTTAGCTTTTGCAGTTCCAGTTGCAAGTCATAAGGAAGATACTATAAAGGCTAATAAACCTATTTTATCTGCAACTCTAAACAATGGAGAAAGAGTACAGATAGTTGTTCCTCCTGTTACAAAAAAAGATATGTTATCAATTACTATTAGAAAACCATCTAAAACAAGATATACAATTGAAGATTATGAAAAACAAGGAATATTTAGTAATATAATACATGAAGATGATGTTCAATTAACTTTAGATGAAGTTAATTTATCTAAATTATATAATGATAAAAAATATAAAGAATTTATTACTGAAGCAGTAAGAATTGGAAAAAATATTGTTATTGCTGGAGCAACTGGGTCGGGTAAAACTACTTTTATGAAATCTCTAATTGATTTTATTCCTTTAGAAGAAAGATTAATAACAATAGAAGATACAGAAGAAATAGTTTTTTATAAACATAAAAATCATGTACAGTTATTTTATCCTTCTGAAGCAAAAGAAGGAGACCCTGTTACAAGTGCTATTTTATTAAAAAGTTGTCTGCGTATGAAACCTAATAGAATACTTTTAGCAGAGCTTCGAAGTGGAGAAGCTTATGATTATTTAAATGTTTTAAATTCAGGTCATGGAGGAAGTATTACTTCACTTCATGCTGGAAGTGTAAGAGAGACTTTTACACGACTTTCATTAATGATATTACAAAATCCACAAGGACAAAAATTACCCTTTGAAATTATCCAAAAAAACTTAAATGATGTAATTGATATTGTAGTACATATACAAGCACATAATGGTAAAAGAAATATAAGTGATATCTATTACAAAGGAGCTAAAGATGAAAAATATAAATAA
- a CDS encoding type IV secretion system protein codes for MKKYLLSAILSTQLLFSAGIPVIDGVANAQAMAQNIKTIAEWAKEAERWANTVTHYQDQLKAYEDELLSKTGIRDTVSFVQDLNRLQSYAKIYGNDYLDLGAALANKNSMVGNQARQLFDKYNVFDRCSSSINKEACENKLEREVTTIATVQQTKTLVDKSAQNLENLSKKVSNTEDIKESQDIANAINIEIAQLQVVQMKMDMLDKQNNAVDKSEQEQTERYFASKVGVKPKY; via the coding sequence ATGAAAAAATATCTACTAAGTGCAATCTTGAGTACACAGTTATTATTTAGTGCTGGTATTCCTGTTATTGATGGAGTTGCAAATGCACAAGCAATGGCTCAGAATATAAAAACAATTGCAGAATGGGCAAAAGAAGCAGAAAGATGGGCAAATACTGTTACACATTATCAAGACCAGTTAAAAGCTTACGAAGATGAATTATTAAGTAAAACAGGTATTAGAGATACAGTAAGCTTTGTACAAGATTTAAACAGATTACAAAGTTATGCAAAAATTTATGGAAATGATTATTTAGATTTAGGTGCTGCATTAGCTAATAAGAACTCAATGGTTGGAAATCAAGCAAGACAATTATTTGATAAATACAATGTTTTTGATAGATGCTCAAGTAGTATTAATAAAGAAGCTTGTGAAAATAAACTAGAAAGAGAAGTAACAACAATAGCGACAGTTCAACAAACAAAAACACTTGTTGATAAATCAGCACAAAATTTAGAGAATTTATCAAAAAAAGTATCAAATACAGAAGATATAAAAGAAAGTCAAGATATTGCAAATGCAATAAATATTGAAATAGCTCAATTGCAAGTAGTTCAAATGAAAATGGATATGTTAGATAAACAAAATAATGCTGTTGATAAAAGTGAACAAGAACAAACAGAAAGATATTTTGCTTCAAAAGTTGGAGTGAAACCAAAATATTAA
- a CDS encoding type IV secretion system protein, producing MGFFEYLGVWIDSLFDFIKNSSNTDVVQILSTLVGLTITLQIMFKSYQSFAGKSNEPVKELIWDITIRVLVVGVALNLNGYLDTIKTGMENLHNIMSGNTNLYAELDEKFNATTNLISKIWHEYSFLKSGHSIFATGLSIILVFLGFLFGIVPSFLIVVTTGITLKILLLIAPIVIFATLYPWFKNVFTQWLNIFITNLLTVYIVGILLSKFTEKYGDFIQKADNNFQTSDVLIIGFNALIMGTLLAGLLKVAISLADKIGTVSIETLSQKSLTNKDNFTNGKDALNTMQSTISAPKAGADFILNKMKGLNSKF from the coding sequence ATGGGATTCTTCGAATACTTAGGTGTATGGATAGATTCCCTTTTTGATTTTATAAAAAATTCTTCAAATACAGATGTTGTACAAATTCTTAGCACTTTAGTAGGATTAACAATCACGCTACAAATTATGTTTAAATCTTATCAGTCTTTTGCAGGTAAATCTAATGAGCCTGTGAAAGAGTTGATTTGGGATATTACGATTAGAGTTTTAGTAGTTGGTGTAGCTCTAAATTTAAATGGATACCTAGATACTATAAAAACAGGTATGGAAAATCTTCACAATATCATGTCGGGAAATACAAATTTATATGCAGAACTAGATGAAAAATTTAATGCTACGACGAATTTAATTTCAAAAATTTGGCATGAATATAGTTTTTTAAAATCTGGTCATTCAATCTTTGCAACAGGATTATCAATAATTTTAGTTTTTTTAGGTTTCTTGTTTGGAATAGTACCATCATTTTTAATTGTTGTTACAACAGGAATAACATTAAAAATCTTATTATTAATAGCTCCTATTGTTATTTTTGCTACATTATATCCTTGGTTCAAAAATGTTTTTACCCAATGGTTAAATATATTTATAACTAATCTTTTAACCGTATATATTGTTGGAATATTACTTAGTAAATTTACTGAGAAATATGGAGATTTTATTCAAAAAGCAGATAATAATTTCCAAACTTCAGATGTTTTAATTATTGGTTTTAATGCTTTAATAATGGGAACTCTTCTTGCTGGGCTTTTAAAAGTTGCAATATCTCTTGCAGATAAGATAGGAACTGTTAGTATAGAAACTTTATCCCAAAAATCTTTAACAAATAAGGATAATTTTACGAATGGAAAAGATGCATTAAACACTATGCAATCGACAATTTCAGCTCCAAAAGCTGGTGCAGATTTTATACTTAATAAAATGAAAGGGCTTAATTCTAAATTTTAA
- the virB9 gene encoding P-type conjugative transfer protein VirB9, giving the protein MKKTILIYFLTITILFAIEVPKSTVFDKRVVYTDFNKDDVFQIYAKNGYTTVIQFADDERILDMASGFSNGWDFQDRRNFIFIKPKAYESTFAVDEYGETVKKTTIIEPTPIEWKTNLIVLTNKREYIFNLDLNVEKNSFFKFTFNYPLEKLKKEDIKQQLAKAESEKQDIQVELNRTAVPRNWDYYMNINPESESIAPSFAYDDGLFTYLGFDNTKDMPSIFLYENEKESILNTHVKKEGNYDVLVIQKTAKQMILRSGKRIIGILNKSFGVNPLEDFKNTNSPNIERVLNGK; this is encoded by the coding sequence ATGAAAAAAACAATTTTAATTTATTTTTTAACAATTACAATACTTTTTGCAATAGAAGTTCCTAAAAGTACAGTTTTTGATAAAAGAGTAGTTTATACTGACTTTAATAAAGATGATGTATTTCAAATATATGCAAAAAATGGATATACAACAGTAATCCAATTTGCAGATGATGAAAGGATTCTTGATATGGCTTCAGGTTTTTCAAATGGATGGGATTTTCAAGATAGAAGAAATTTTATATTTATAAAACCTAAAGCTTATGAATCAACTTTTGCAGTTGATGAATATGGTGAAACAGTAAAAAAAACAACAATAATTGAACCAACTCCGATTGAATGGAAAACAAATTTAATAGTTTTAACAAATAAAAGAGAATATATCTTTAATCTTGATTTAAATGTTGAAAAGAATAGCTTTTTTAAATTTACTTTTAATTATCCTTTAGAGAAATTAAAAAAAGAAGATATAAAACAACAACTTGCAAAAGCTGAGTCTGAAAAGCAAGATATTCAAGTAGAATTAAATAGAACAGCTGTTCCTCGAAATTGGGATTATTATATGAATATTAATCCTGAAAGCGAGAGTATTGCTCCTTCATTTGCATATGACGATGGTCTATTCACATATCTTGGATTTGACAATACAAAAGATATGCCCTCTATTTTTTTATATGAAAATGAAAAAGAGAGTATTTTAAATACTCATGTTAAAAAAGAAGGTAATTATGATGTTTTAGTAATTCAAAAAACAGCTAAACAGATGATTTTAAGAAGTGGTAAGAGAATAATTGGAATTTTAAATAAAAGTTTTGGAGTTAATCCTCTTGAAGATTTTAAAAATACTAATTCACCTAATATAGAAAGAGTTCTAAATGGAAAATAA
- a CDS encoding virB8 family protein → MKEKKYITESNYKEDDALDYETSRNYLIISSNKRAWLVAGASLFVAVLLAIALATLIPLKRVDLAVVKVDKNGFIDIITNLDEQIITKDEALDKHFIGKYVKTREQYFYNTLNQDYENVQMYSNKDVSNVYVKQMTETKTGKLDTLKNKFEIEAEILSIVLNDSNGTKTSTVRVELKEKDVTTNSVAVITKVITLTYEYINLKQNAKQRLENPLGFIVNSYRIDDEIKRVDDEIKEESK, encoded by the coding sequence ATGAAAGAAAAAAAATATATAACTGAAAGTAATTATAAAGAAGATGATGCTTTAGATTACGAAACTTCTCGGAATTATTTAATTATTAGTAGTAACAAAAGAGCTTGGCTTGTAGCTGGAGCATCTCTATTTGTTGCTGTTTTGTTAGCTATTGCATTAGCAACATTAATACCTTTAAAAAGAGTTGATTTAGCAGTAGTTAAAGTTGATAAAAATGGCTTTATAGACATTATAACAAATTTAGATGAACAAATTATAACAAAAGATGAAGCACTAGATAAACATTTTATAGGTAAATATGTAAAAACTAGAGAACAATATTTTTATAATACTTTAAATCAAGATTATGAGAATGTTCAAATGTATTCAAATAAAGATGTATCAAATGTATATGTAAAACAAATGACAGAAACCAAAACTGGAAAGCTTGATACTTTAAAAAATAAATTTGAAATTGAAGCTGAAATTTTATCTATTGTTCTAAATGATAGCAATGGTACTAAAACAAGTACAGTAAGAGTTGAATTAAAAGAAAAAGATGTAACAACAAATTCAGTTGCTGTTATTACTAAGGTTATTACATTAACTTATGAATATATAAATTTGAAACAAAATGCAAAACAAAGATTAGAAAATCCTTTAGGATTTATAGTTAATTCTTATCGTATAGATGATGAAATAAAAAGAGTAGATGATGAAATAAAAGAGGAAAGTAAATGA
- a CDS encoding cag pathogenicity island Cag12 family protein — MNKKILLSLTTLVVLGTGCSNKIPNAQPVKWQKDSALTINQEFLLTKEFKVPKDPILDKQNWTFQAHAEKQGKYLFKNEDISKIFLVGHNASEIILIGREDLINEYKNYFLENQVTANIKLQAVKPIHKDYNKVNILFFNTISK, encoded by the coding sequence ATGAATAAAAAAATATTACTAAGCTTAACAACTTTAGTAGTTTTAGGTACAGGTTGTTCAAACAAAATACCAAACGCTCAACCAGTTAAATGGCAAAAAGATAGTGCATTAACTATAAATCAAGAATTTTTATTAACAAAAGAGTTTAAAGTTCCAAAAGACCCAATATTAGACAAACAAAATTGGACTTTTCAAGCTCATGCAGAAAAACAAGGAAAATATCTTTTTAAAAATGAAGATATATCTAAAATATTTTTAGTTGGACATAACGCAAGTGAAATTATTTTAATTGGGAGAGAAGATTTAATAAATGAGTATAAAAACTATTTTTTAGAAAATCAAGTTACAGCTAATATAAAACTCCAAGCAGTAAAACCTATACATAAAGACTATAATAAAGTAAATATACTTTTCTTTAATACTATTAGTAAGTAA